A single genomic interval of Drosophila virilis strain 15010-1051.87 chromosome 2, Dvir_AGI_RSII-ME, whole genome shotgun sequence harbors:
- the beat-Vb gene encoding uncharacterized protein beat-Vb isoform X1: MEYGRWLLQLGILNMLLAMRRIQCLLVTDINVPEIVDFRDNVTLSCSYDISGHTLNSVKWYKNDSEFFRYAPLMQTVFRKFPVQGIQLIDNSYECNESSCRVDLNLLGIKSTGVYRCEVSGDAPHFKLTARAANMSVEALPQNNPLISSFHSMYRFDDFVQVNCSTDFSSLLTTISWYINGVKASQVDLQPSVETTIAAHDYNLRRIVSQLNFYANDPRFHQLQLQQLLQQRQQQQQQQQQKQQPLRVISPARLSLELRCVAEIESYPQLTRETSLQALLFRDDIDLKNQKQFKSAAPRIALLSAQLLLAATTAAVAAIGTQWLFRPLTFQYGERKLTHCKMATAAVTTAATAATVSFHI; this comes from the exons ATGGAGTATGGGCgctggctgctgcagctgggcaTATTAAATATGCTTCTGG CTATGCGACGCATTCAGTGTCTACTTGTGACTGACATCAATGTGCCAGAAATTGTTGATTTTCGTGATAACGTGACATTATCCTGCAGCTATGACATAAGTGGTCACACGTTAAATTCGGTTAAGTGGTACAAAAACGACAGCGAGTTTTTTAG aTATGCGCCGCTAATGCAGACCGTTTTCCGTAAGTTTCCCGTGCAGGGCATCCAATTGATCGATAATAGCTACGAATGCAATGAGTCCTCGTGTCGTGTGGATCTCAATCTATTGGGCATCAAATCTACGGGCGTCTACAGGTGTGAAGTGTCCGGCGATGCGCCCCATTTCAAACTAACAGCGCGTGCGGCCAACATGAGCGTTGAGG CACTGCCCCAAAACAATCCGCTGATCAGCAGTTTTCACTCGATGTATCGCTTTGATGATTTCGTGCAGGTCAACTGCAGCACGGATTTTTCCAGTCTCTTGACCACGATCAGCTGGTATATAAATGGCGTCAAG GCCTCCCAGGTGGATCTACAGCCCAGCGTGGAGACAACAATTGCGGCGCACGATTACAATCTGAGACGGATCGTGTCTCAGCTCAATTTTTATGCCAACGATCCGCGTTTTCAtcagctgcaattgcagcaactgctgcagcagcgacaacagcagcaacaacaacagcaacagaaacaacaaccaCTGCGCGTCATTTCGCCGGCGCGTCTGAGTCTCGAACTGCGCTGCGTCGCCGAGATCGAGAGCTATCCGCAACTGACGCGGGAGACCAGTCTGCAGGCGCTGCTCTTTCGGGATGACATCGATCTAAAGAACCAGAAGCAGTTCAAATCGG CTGCACCCCGCATCGCTTTGCTCAGCGCTCAGCTGCTATTGGCCGCGACAACCGCAGCGGTGGCCGCCATCGGCACGCAGTGGCTCTTCAGGCCGCTGACATTTCAATATGGCGAACGGAAGTTGACGCACTGCAAAATGGCGACGGCAGCGGtaacgacagcagcaacagctgcaaccgTTAGTTTTCACATTTAA
- the beat-Vb gene encoding uncharacterized protein beat-Vb isoform X2 codes for MYRFDDFVQVNCSTDFSSLLTTISWYINGVKASQVDLQPSVETTIAAHDYNLRRIVSQLNFYANDPRFHQLQLQQLLQQRQQQQQQQQQKQQPLRVISPARLSLELRCVAEIESYPQLTRETSLQALLFRDDIDLKNQKQFKSAAPRIALLSAQLLLAATTAAVAAIGTQWLFRPLTFQYGERKLTHCKMATAAVTTAATAATVSFHI; via the exons ATGTATCGCTTTGATGATTTCGTGCAGGTCAACTGCAGCACGGATTTTTCCAGTCTCTTGACCACGATCAGCTGGTATATAAATGGCGTCAAG GCCTCCCAGGTGGATCTACAGCCCAGCGTGGAGACAACAATTGCGGCGCACGATTACAATCTGAGACGGATCGTGTCTCAGCTCAATTTTTATGCCAACGATCCGCGTTTTCAtcagctgcaattgcagcaactgctgcagcagcgacaacagcagcaacaacaacagcaacagaaacaacaaccaCTGCGCGTCATTTCGCCGGCGCGTCTGAGTCTCGAACTGCGCTGCGTCGCCGAGATCGAGAGCTATCCGCAACTGACGCGGGAGACCAGTCTGCAGGCGCTGCTCTTTCGGGATGACATCGATCTAAAGAACCAGAAGCAGTTCAAATCGG CTGCACCCCGCATCGCTTTGCTCAGCGCTCAGCTGCTATTGGCCGCGACAACCGCAGCGGTGGCCGCCATCGGCACGCAGTGGCTCTTCAGGCCGCTGACATTTCAATATGGCGAACGGAAGTTGACGCACTGCAAAATGGCGACGGCAGCGGtaacgacagcagcaacagctgcaaccgTTAGTTTTCACATTTAA